A stretch of Falco rusticolus isolate bFalRus1 chromosome 2, bFalRus1.pri, whole genome shotgun sequence DNA encodes these proteins:
- the ZFX gene encoding zinc finger X-chromosomal protein isoform X1 — MDEDGLELQPHEPNAFFDPTGADAAHMDGDQIVVEVQETVFVSDVVDSDITVHNFVPDDPDSVVIQDVIEDVVIEDVQCPDIMEEPDVSETVIIPEQVLDTDVAEEVSLAHCTVPDDVLASDITAEAMSIPEHVLTSESMHVPEVGHVEHVVHDNVEEADIVTDTLGTDVVSEEVLVADCASEAVIDANGIPVEHQDEKGNCEDYLMISLDDAGKIEHEGSAEITMEAESESGSCKVDGICPEVIKVYIFKADPGEDDLGGTVDIVESEPENDHAVGLLDQNSSIRIPREKMVYMTVNDSQHEDEDLNVAEIADEVYMEVIVGEEDAAVAHEQQIDDTEIKTFMPIAWAAAYGNNNDGIESRNGTASALLHIDESAGLGRLAKQKPKKKRRPESRQYQTAIIIGPDGHPLTVYPCMICGKKFKSRGFLKRHMKNHPEHLLTKKKYRCTDCDYTTNKKISLHNHLESHKLTNKTEKLIECDECGKSFSHAGTLFTHKMVHRDKGVNKMHKCKFCDYETAEQGLLSHHLLAVHSKNFPHICVECGKGFRHPSELKKHMRIHTGEKPYQCQYCEYRSADSSNLKTHVKTKHSKETPFKCDICFQTFPDTKELQQHTLMHQESKTHQCLHCDHKSSNSSDLKRHIISVHTKDYPHKCDMCDKGFHRPSELKKHVAAHKGKKLHQCRHCDFKIADPFILSRHILSVHTKDLPFRCKRCRKGFRQQNELKKHMKTHSGRKVYQCEYCEYSTTDASGFKRHVISIHTKDYPHRCEYCKKGFRRPSEKNQHIMRHHKDVGLP, encoded by the exons ATGGATGAAGATGGGCTTGAATTGCAGCCACATGagccaaatgcattttttgatCCAACAG GAGCTGATGCAGCACATATGGATGGAGATCAGATTGTTGTGGAAGTACAGGAAACAGTATTTGTTTCAGATGTAGTCGACTCAGATATAACCGTGCATAATTTTGTTCCTGATGATCCAGATTCTGTAGTAATCCAAGATGTCATTGAGGATGTTGTTATTGAGGATGTTCAGTGCCCAGATATCATGGAGGAACCAGACGTATCTGAAACTGTCATTATTCCTGAACAAGTGCTGGACACGGACGTAGCGGAAGAGGTTTCTTTGGCTCATTGCACTGTCCCAGATGATGTTTTAGCTTCTGACATAACAGCAGAAGCAATGTCTATACCAGAACATGTACTGACAAGTGAGTCAATGCATGTACCTGAAGTTGGACATGTAGAACATGTAGTTCATGACAATGTTGAAGAAGCAGATATTGTCACTGATACTCTGGGAACAGATGTTGTTTCTGAGGAAGTCTTGGTGGCAGACTGTGCATCAGAGGCAGTGATTGATGCCAATGGAATCCCTGTAGAACATCAAGACGAAAAGGGCAACTGTGAAGATTACCTTATGATTTCCT TGGATGATGCTGGTAAGATAGAACATGAAGGTTCTGCTGAAATTACCATGGAAGCAGAGTCAGAAAGTGGCTCTTGTAAAGTGGATGGCATTTGTCCAGAAGTCATCAAGGTGTATATATTCAAAGCAGATCCTGGAGAAGATGATTTAG GGGGCACAGTAGACATTGTGGAGAGCGAGCCAGAGAATGACCACGCAGTTGGATTACTTGATCAAAATAGCAGTATTCGTATTCCAAGGGAGAAAATGGTTTACATGACCGTAAATGATTCTCAGCATGAAGATGAAGACTTAA aTGTTGCAGAAATAGCTGATGAAGTTTACATGGAAGTGATTGTAGGAGAGGAGGATGCAGCAGTGGCCCATGAACAGCAAATTGAtgacactgaaattaaaactttcatGCCTATAGCTTGGGCAGCAGCTTATG GTAATAATAATGATGGCATTGAAAGTCGGAATGGCACTGCAAGTGCTCTTTTGCACATAGATGAGTCAGCTGGACTTGGGAGACTGGCTAAgcaaaaaccaaagaaaaaaaggagaccTGAGTCTAGGCAGTATCAAACAG caATAATCATTGGCCCTGATGGTCATCCATTGACAGTCTACCCCTGCATGATTTGTGGAAAGAAGTTTAAATCTAGAGGTTTCTTGAAAAGGCACATGAAAAACCATCCAGAGCACCTTCTTActaagaagaaatacagatgcaCAGACTGTGATTACACTAcgaataaaaaaataagtttacatAACCACTTGGAGAGTCATAAGCTGaccaacaaaacagaaaagcttattGAGTGCGATGAGTGTGGGAAAAGCTTCTCTCATGCAGGAACTTTATTCACGCACAAGATGGTGCACAGGGACAAAGGAGTTAATAAAATGCACAAGTGCAAATTCTGCGATTATGAGACAGCAGAACAAGGATTACTGAGTCATCACCTTTTAGCTGTCCACAGCAAGAACTTTCCTCATATTTGCGTGGAGTGTGGCAAAGGATTTCGCCATCCATCAGAGCTCAAGAAGCACATGCGAATCCACACTGGTGAAAAACCGTACCAGTGCCAATATTGTGAATACCGATCTGCCGACTCTTCTAACTTGAAAACTCATGTAAAGACTAAACACAGTAAGGAAACGCCATTCAAGTGTGATATTTGTTTCCAGACTTTTCCAGATACCAAAGAGCTACAGCAGCATACGCTTATGCATCAAGAAAGTAAAACACATCAGTGTTTGCATTGTGACCATAAGAGCTCAAACTCAAGTGATCTGAAACGACACATAATTTCAGTCCACACAAAAGACTATCCTCATAAGTGTGATATGTGTGATAAAGGCTTTCATAGGCCTTCGGAACTGAAAAAACATGTGGCAGCTCACAAGGGTAAAAAATTGCACCAGTGCAGACATTGTGACTTTAAGATTGCAGATCCATTCATTCTGAGTCGCCACATACTCTCAGTTCACACAAAGGATCTTCCTTTCAGGTGCAAGAGATGTAGAAAGGGCTTTAGGCAACAAAACGAGctgaaaaaacacatgaaaacacaCAGTGGCAGGAAAGTTTATCAGTGTGAGTACTGTGAGTATAGTACTACAGACGCCTCAGGCTTCAAACGCCATGTTATTTCCATTCATACAAAAGACTACCCTCACCGTTGTGAGTATTGCAAGAAAGGTTTCCGAAGGCCTTCAGAGAAGAACCAGCACATTATGCGGCATCATAAAGATGTTGGGCTGCCTTAA
- the ZFX gene encoding zinc finger X-chromosomal protein isoform X2 — protein sequence MEAESESGSCKVDGICPEVIKVYIFKADPGEDDLGGTVDIVESEPENDHAVGLLDQNSSIRIPREKMVYMTVNDSQHEDEDLNVAEIADEVYMEVIVGEEDAAVAHEQQIDDTEIKTFMPIAWAAAYGNNNDGIESRNGTASALLHIDESAGLGRLAKQKPKKKRRPESRQYQTAIIIGPDGHPLTVYPCMICGKKFKSRGFLKRHMKNHPEHLLTKKKYRCTDCDYTTNKKISLHNHLESHKLTNKTEKLIECDECGKSFSHAGTLFTHKMVHRDKGVNKMHKCKFCDYETAEQGLLSHHLLAVHSKNFPHICVECGKGFRHPSELKKHMRIHTGEKPYQCQYCEYRSADSSNLKTHVKTKHSKETPFKCDICFQTFPDTKELQQHTLMHQESKTHQCLHCDHKSSNSSDLKRHIISVHTKDYPHKCDMCDKGFHRPSELKKHVAAHKGKKLHQCRHCDFKIADPFILSRHILSVHTKDLPFRCKRCRKGFRQQNELKKHMKTHSGRKVYQCEYCEYSTTDASGFKRHVISIHTKDYPHRCEYCKKGFRRPSEKNQHIMRHHKDVGLP from the exons ATGGAAGCAGAGTCAGAAAGTGGCTCTTGTAAAGTGGATGGCATTTGTCCAGAAGTCATCAAGGTGTATATATTCAAAGCAGATCCTGGAGAAGATGATTTAG GGGGCACAGTAGACATTGTGGAGAGCGAGCCAGAGAATGACCACGCAGTTGGATTACTTGATCAAAATAGCAGTATTCGTATTCCAAGGGAGAAAATGGTTTACATGACCGTAAATGATTCTCAGCATGAAGATGAAGACTTAA aTGTTGCAGAAATAGCTGATGAAGTTTACATGGAAGTGATTGTAGGAGAGGAGGATGCAGCAGTGGCCCATGAACAGCAAATTGAtgacactgaaattaaaactttcatGCCTATAGCTTGGGCAGCAGCTTATG GTAATAATAATGATGGCATTGAAAGTCGGAATGGCACTGCAAGTGCTCTTTTGCACATAGATGAGTCAGCTGGACTTGGGAGACTGGCTAAgcaaaaaccaaagaaaaaaaggagaccTGAGTCTAGGCAGTATCAAACAG caATAATCATTGGCCCTGATGGTCATCCATTGACAGTCTACCCCTGCATGATTTGTGGAAAGAAGTTTAAATCTAGAGGTTTCTTGAAAAGGCACATGAAAAACCATCCAGAGCACCTTCTTActaagaagaaatacagatgcaCAGACTGTGATTACACTAcgaataaaaaaataagtttacatAACCACTTGGAGAGTCATAAGCTGaccaacaaaacagaaaagcttattGAGTGCGATGAGTGTGGGAAAAGCTTCTCTCATGCAGGAACTTTATTCACGCACAAGATGGTGCACAGGGACAAAGGAGTTAATAAAATGCACAAGTGCAAATTCTGCGATTATGAGACAGCAGAACAAGGATTACTGAGTCATCACCTTTTAGCTGTCCACAGCAAGAACTTTCCTCATATTTGCGTGGAGTGTGGCAAAGGATTTCGCCATCCATCAGAGCTCAAGAAGCACATGCGAATCCACACTGGTGAAAAACCGTACCAGTGCCAATATTGTGAATACCGATCTGCCGACTCTTCTAACTTGAAAACTCATGTAAAGACTAAACACAGTAAGGAAACGCCATTCAAGTGTGATATTTGTTTCCAGACTTTTCCAGATACCAAAGAGCTACAGCAGCATACGCTTATGCATCAAGAAAGTAAAACACATCAGTGTTTGCATTGTGACCATAAGAGCTCAAACTCAAGTGATCTGAAACGACACATAATTTCAGTCCACACAAAAGACTATCCTCATAAGTGTGATATGTGTGATAAAGGCTTTCATAGGCCTTCGGAACTGAAAAAACATGTGGCAGCTCACAAGGGTAAAAAATTGCACCAGTGCAGACATTGTGACTTTAAGATTGCAGATCCATTCATTCTGAGTCGCCACATACTCTCAGTTCACACAAAGGATCTTCCTTTCAGGTGCAAGAGATGTAGAAAGGGCTTTAGGCAACAAAACGAGctgaaaaaacacatgaaaacacaCAGTGGCAGGAAAGTTTATCAGTGTGAGTACTGTGAGTATAGTACTACAGACGCCTCAGGCTTCAAACGCCATGTTATTTCCATTCATACAAAAGACTACCCTCACCGTTGTGAGTATTGCAAGAAAGGTTTCCGAAGGCCTTCAGAGAAGAACCAGCACATTATGCGGCATCATAAAGATGTTGGGCTGCCTTAA